A stretch of Paludisphaera borealis DNA encodes these proteins:
- a CDS encoding metallophosphoesterase family protein — MTGRTIAIGDIHGCSMALRSLLQAVDPGSNDLIVTLGDYVNRGPDSRGVLDQLIDLRRRSRLISILGNHDEMLLRARGGSSDVAQRPAGGLLTRAASEIDRPQIALTEGHFGFLEACDDYFETDDHIFLHASYDPVLPMNEQPTSLLRWQSLRRGIPGRHVSGKTVVAGHTSQKNGKILDLGHLRCIDTYCYGGGWLTALDVHSGEVWQVDVRGRARPRRSLR, encoded by the coding sequence ACGGCTGTTCGATGGCTTTGCGTTCCCTGCTCCAGGCGGTGGATCCGGGCTCGAACGATTTGATAGTCACCCTGGGCGATTACGTCAATCGCGGCCCCGATTCGCGGGGGGTGCTGGACCAGCTCATCGACCTCCGCCGACGATCGCGTCTGATTTCGATTCTGGGCAATCACGACGAGATGCTGCTGCGAGCCCGAGGCGGATCGTCGGATGTCGCGCAGAGGCCGGCCGGCGGCCTGCTGACGCGCGCCGCGTCCGAGATCGACCGCCCCCAGATCGCGCTCACCGAAGGGCACTTCGGCTTCCTTGAAGCCTGCGACGATTATTTCGAGACCGACGACCACATCTTCCTGCACGCCAGCTACGATCCTGTCTTACCCATGAATGAGCAGCCGACCTCGTTGCTCCGCTGGCAGTCGCTGCGCCGGGGAATCCCCGGCCGGCACGTGTCGGGGAAGACGGTCGTCGCCGGCCACACTTCGCAGAAGAACGGCAAGATCCTCGACCTCGGCCATCTCCGGTGCATCGACACCTACTGCTACGGCGGCGGATGGCTGACGGCCCTCGACGTCCATTCCGGCGAAGTCTGGCAAGTCGATGTCCGAGG